In Methanothermus fervidus DSM 2088, a single genomic region encodes these proteins:
- a CDS encoding Coenzyme F420 hydrogenase (COGs: COG1035 Coenzyme F420-reducing hydrogenase beta subunit~InterPro IPR017896: IPR007525: IPR001450: IPR007516: IPR 017900~KEGG: mth:MTH193 coenzyme F420-reducing hydrogenase, beta subunit-like protein~PFAM: coenzyme F420 hydrogenase/dehydrogenase beta subunit domain protein; 4Fe-4S ferredoxin iron-sulfur binding domain protein~PRIAM: Coenzyme F420 hydrogenase~SPTR: O26295 Coenzyme F420-reducing hydrogenase, beta subunit homolog~PFAM: Coenzyme F420 hydrogenase/dehydrogenase, beta subunit N-term; Coenzyme F420 hydrogenase/dehydrogenase, beta subunit C terminus), whose protein sequence is MGGEDKIAMVGTPCQIIAATLMEKYSSQLKRNFPIDIKIGLFCMENFSYEYLKKLLHSYGIKFRDVVSCRIEGSNAYFHLINKDVVSIPLSTLRKSMRKSCKICMDFTSELADISVGSVGSPKGWSTVIIRSEKGLKLVEKAKKAKYIETKMLDADRLNLIEKLAKIKKNKNLEEIKNRERVARPVMYWRIMPEEIFLNEVENYQFKDLKGDVIDVGACVLCGACFFSCPEDIIKIEDRKPEINGKCPPGCNACYIACPRSYVPDCIVNHEDAYSALGNYIEIISARSPFFKGQDGGVVTALLACALSEKIVNKVLIVDKDPEKPWKPLPILTDKIDDVVKASGTKYSVCPIFKALKE, encoded by the coding sequence ATGGGTGGTGAAGATAAGATTGCGATGGTAGGCACTCCCTGTCAAATAATAGCAGCAACACTTATGGAAAAATATTCATCACAACTTAAAAGGAATTTCCCGATTGATATAAAGATAGGTTTGTTTTGTATGGAAAATTTTTCTTATGAATATCTCAAAAAACTGTTACATTCATATGGAATAAAATTTCGAGATGTAGTTTCATGTAGAATAGAAGGAAGCAATGCATACTTTCATCTCATAAATAAAGACGTTGTTTCCATACCTCTCAGTACTTTAAGAAAAAGTATGCGTAAAAGCTGTAAAATTTGTATGGATTTTACATCTGAACTAGCTGATATATCAGTAGGTTCTGTAGGTTCTCCAAAAGGATGGTCAACAGTAATCATAAGATCTGAAAAAGGTTTAAAATTAGTTGAAAAAGCTAAAAAAGCTAAATACATTGAAACAAAAATGTTAGATGCAGACAGATTAAATTTAATAGAAAAGTTAGCTAAAATTAAAAAAAATAAAAATCTTGAAGAAATTAAAAATAGGGAAAGAGTGGCAAGACCTGTTATGTATTGGAGAATCATGCCTGAAGAAATTTTTCTTAATGAAGTAGAAAATTATCAATTTAAGGATTTAAAGGGAGACGTTATAGATGTAGGCGCTTGTGTATTATGTGGAGCCTGTTTCTTTTCCTGTCCTGAAGATATCATAAAAATTGAAGATAGGAAACCAGAAATAAACGGTAAATGTCCTCCAGGTTGCAATGCTTGTTATATAGCATGTCCAAGATCATATGTGCCTGATTGTATAGTAAATCATGAAGATGCATATTCGGCATTGGGAAATTATATAGAAATAATATCTGCTAGATCTCCGTTTTTTAAAGGACAAGATGGTGGTGTAGTAACAGCATTATTAGCTTGTGCATTGTCTGAAAAAATAGTAAACAAAGTATTAATAGTAGATAAGGATCCTGAAAAGCCATGGAAACCTTTACCAATCCTCACAGATAAAATTGACGATGTTGTAAAGGCATCTGGTACTAAATATTCTGTATGTCCTATATTCAAAGCATTAAAAGAATAA
- a CDS encoding glutamate synthase (NADPH) GltB2 subunit (COGs: COG0069 Glutamate synthase domain 2~InterPro IPR017896: IPR013785: IPR001450: IPR002932: IPR 017900~KEGG: mth:MTH194 glutamate synthase (NADPH), alpha subunit~PFAM: ferredoxin-dependent glutamate synthase; 4Fe-4S ferredoxin iron-sulfur binding domain protein~SPTR: O26296 Glutamate synthase (NADPH), alpha subunit~PFAM: 4Fe-4S binding domain; Conserved region in glutamate synthase): MPFKVERKENICKRDFDRPGCCWYLCDNRDENLCKDCFSCYNNCPHNVYEIINGEPFPIWHERCVGCRICEEMCPNNAIEVHAVPEDRRNVWSYADLVEIQRKAEEGTYKVRGCGATRKVPTFDDLVIVPAQVSRPPIDKYREPCNTKVVLGDRYAEKPLELDTPIMIAAMSFGAISKEAKIALAMGATLAGTATNTGEGGMLPEERKYASKLIAQYASGRFGVSAEYLNNADAIEIKIGQGAKAGMGGHLLGEKVVAEVAEIRMIPEGTDALSPARHMDIVGPEDLSMKISQLREITDWKVPIIVKFTSGRVSDDVKIAAKAGADIVVVDGMQGGTGAGPDVVTEHAGIPTIAAIVEADEALKEINLRDEVSLVAAGGIRSGADVAKAIALGADAVYIGTAALVAIGCRVCQMCHTGKCRKGIATQDPILRRRLDYVEGGKRVARYIEAMTEELKMLTQQAGNTDVRKLEKDDLRALNLEAAALTGVKMAGMDAPLKI; the protein is encoded by the coding sequence ATGCCATTCAAAGTTGAAAGAAAAGAAAACATATGTAAAAGAGATTTTGACAGGCCTGGTTGTTGTTGGTATCTTTGTGATAATAGAGATGAAAATTTATGTAAAGATTGTTTTTCATGCTATAACAACTGCCCTCACAATGTTTATGAAATTATTAATGGTGAACCATTCCCAATATGGCATGAAAGATGTGTTGGATGTCGTATATGTGAAGAAATGTGTCCTAATAATGCAATAGAAGTTCACGCAGTACCTGAAGACAGAAGGAATGTCTGGTCATATGCTGATTTAGTGGAAATACAGAGAAAAGCTGAAGAAGGAACATATAAAGTTAGAGGATGTGGAGCAACAAGAAAAGTTCCTACCTTTGATGATCTTGTAATTGTACCTGCACAAGTTTCAAGGCCTCCTATAGATAAATACAGAGAACCATGTAATACCAAAGTTGTTTTAGGAGATAGGTATGCTGAAAAACCTTTAGAATTAGATACTCCAATAATGATAGCCGCAATGTCCTTTGGGGCAATTAGTAAGGAAGCCAAAATAGCATTGGCAATGGGTGCAACATTGGCAGGTACAGCCACAAACACAGGCGAAGGAGGCATGTTACCTGAAGAAAGAAAATATGCTTCAAAACTTATAGCACAGTATGCATCAGGGCGTTTTGGTGTATCAGCTGAATATCTCAACAATGCAGATGCTATAGAAATTAAAATAGGTCAGGGTGCAAAAGCAGGAATGGGAGGACATTTATTAGGAGAAAAGGTTGTAGCTGAAGTAGCAGAGATAAGAATGATACCAGAAGGTACGGATGCCCTTAGTCCTGCAAGACATATGGATATAGTTGGACCTGAAGATCTCAGCATGAAAATTTCACAACTACGAGAAATAACAGACTGGAAGGTGCCAATAATAGTTAAATTCACATCAGGGCGTGTAAGTGACGATGTAAAAATTGCTGCGAAGGCAGGAGCAGATATTGTCGTCGTTGATGGTATGCAAGGAGGTACTGGAGCAGGGCCAGACGTTGTAACAGAACATGCTGGAATTCCAACAATAGCAGCTATAGTAGAAGCAGATGAAGCTTTAAAAGAAATTAATTTAAGAGATGAAGTTAGTTTAGTTGCAGCTGGAGGTATAAGAAGCGGAGCAGATGTTGCAAAAGCTATAGCATTGGGTGCAGATGCTGTATATATTGGAACAGCTGCATTAGTAGCTATAGGTTGTAGAGTTTGTCAAATGTGTCACACAGGCAAATGTAGAAAAGGAATTGCAACTCAAGATCCTATATTAAGAAGACGTCTAGATTATGTAGAAGGAGGAAAAAGAGTTGCAAGATATATTGAAGCAATGACAGAAGAACTCAAAATGTTAACTCAACAAGCTGGAAATACTGACGTTAGAAAATTAGAAAAAGATGATCTTAGAGCATTGAATTTAGAGGCAGCTGCGTTAACTGGTGTTAAAATGGCTGGAATGGATGCACCACTCAAAATTTAG